GCCCAGCCCTGTGTACAGGGCCCGCTCCGGCTGGGTGACAGGCATAAATTAAGGTCACTGAGCATCCCCAGGCAGGGCGTGGGTTCCCCAACCCCATTAGTCCCAGCCGAAGTCCTGGCCGGTCATTTGGTAGAACTTGCGGTTAAAGGGCCGGTAGAAGGCCCGCAGGCGCTGGACCATGGCCTCGGGCACACGCGGGTGGGGCCGGCCCTTGGACTTGCCCAGGCAGCGGGGACGGCCGCTGCCCTGGGCCTTCTTGAGGCAGGGGAAGCCCTTGGTGGCGTTGAAGTAGAAGTGCTTGTCTGTGACGACCCGCTTGAGACCCAGGAAGTCCTGCACATGGCCCAGCTCCCCAGCTGGGTCGCTGACCAGGCGCTCACCGCTGACAAAGAGGAAGCGGGACAGTGGGAAGTAACGCAGCCAGTTGTCCAGGTGCTGGGCGTACAGGCCGATGCGCACGGCGCTCCAGGCCGTGTCCACGGGGCCCAGGCCTCGGCGGAAGGCCAGGGTGCCGAAGCTGGGCAGGCCCGGTGTCTTGGAGAGCATTTGCGCATAGTCAGAGATGGCCCGGGTCACGGGGTTCCGCACGACCACGATCAGCTTCGTGGCCGGGGACATGCCGTGGATGCGGCGTGGGGCCTCCCGGGTCACGAAATAGCTGGGGGTCTTCTCCATGGTGATCTGCCCATCCAGGGTGCGGGGCATCAGGCTCCTGTGGGAAGGTGGGTGGAGAGGGGGGCATGAGCAGGTGCTggccctcctccagccctcccATGCTAGACCGGCCCCCAGGGGCCCAAGACTAACCTCCCCTtcctccagggaagccctatacctaCAAGACAGGCGAGGctccccatctccccttccccaccaggcCCACCCATCCTAAGTGCCTGGGTGGGCAGCCTGGAGTGTGGGCCGTGAGGGCACCCAGCCTCAGCACAGGCTCACAGTAGGGGCCCATCCTGCAAGGCTATCCACACCCCTCCCAGAGCTTGACTGCACCCCAACCCTGACACTGCTGTGCCTCTCACCCCAGACCCAGCACTCCCCAGACTTGCCACCCACAAggctccacccaccctccccaccctcacaGGCCCCTGCACTGTAATTACCCCAGTCACACTTTCATTAAGTGGCTGATGGTGTCCCATGAATTAGGCCATTAGTTATTGACAAGTGTCCCTAAAAGTGGGCAGCTGCCCCTCCTATCACTCCCTCCCCTGTATGGCGTCTCCCGCCTTTGATGGCAGCCCTGCTAATTCTCCCCGACCTGGGCCCCCCAGAATGCTGAAAGCCACAGCGCAGCCCAGGACACTGGAGAGGTCAGTGAGGCAGCCTGAGGATCTGTCTCAAGACCCCAGCCACCTGGGTTGCCCAGACCCGGCTTGGAACCCATGGTGCAAGGCTGCAGCTGCAGCATTTCCGAGCAATCCTCTCATTCTGAccaggggtgggggttggggggcactGACCCCATCCCAAGGTTCCGGGGGAGTCGGCTGGTGACAGACCCCTGACAACCCCAAACCTGGGGAAGCCCATCCTAGCACCCCAACCAGGCAGGCCAGGGACCCTGGGTAGCATCCTGAGGCCACCCTGCCAGCCAGGTAgaacagggtggggaggggcagggtgcAGCGGCAGGGCCAGCTgagcaaacagctccgagggagGGCTGGGAACTAGGTCAACAGAGGCAGAGGCtatcaggctctgtgctagggatgggttgggggggggggtctctgtcCCCCATGTCTGAGGGAGCTGCCCCCAATCCCGCTGACAGCCCTCAGGACTGGCCCCAGCCAGGAGGGTGACACACAGGACAGAATTCAGGTCTCATCCAGCCTAGTGACCCCCAGACTCGAGCTTCTGAGAGACAGTCTCCTCTTCCTGCTCAGGCCAGGTGGACACCCAGGTGTACAGGCACACGAGTTGGGGTGCTCAGCTTGGAGGGTGCTGATGTCGGGACTGGAGAACATGCACACATGAGTCCCAGGCATGCCGCCGGCTCCCCTGACACCAGCCTCTTGGCTcaggggagtggggtgggctGCACGGTCTGCCGGCTGTGGAAGCTGCCCTTCCCCTCAAACTAAGGCCCTGGGCAGAGCTGGTCTACAGAAGTCATGGGAGACAATTCTGCTCCCCCCATGTCCCAGGAGTAATCTGGGACTTCTTCCACCCCACTCACTGCCCCATTTGAGGCTCAGAGACGGAGCAGGAAGTGCTGGGGTGGATGTCGGCTGCAGCTGCTGGGAGGCGGTGTTGGCTTGGCTTCTGCTCCCAGGAATCCAGGTGGGAATTGCACCCAGCCCTCCCTGTGAATAAGTTCAAAGAGAACTTGTGTGGGAACAAGGCCAAGGGCTGAGGTTCAGGACTGCAGCCTGGGGTAGCCAGCTCAGGGAACCCCCCTTCCCACAGAGGGAGGACAAAAGAAGGGGGATTTCCCAGCACTGGACCTCGATGCTGAGACCCACAGACAGAAGCCAGTGCCGACAGACGTCATCAGAAGTCACCGCCCTCCCTTCATCACCCTCCTGAGGGAGGGAACCAGCCCTGACTGCTCTGGGACCCTCCTCACCGACCTCTGACACCCCCTTCCCATCCCTTTCCTCCCCCAGGTGCCCAGTGACCCCAGGAGCACCCTCTTTCCTTCTCCAGACTGGGCTCACATGGTTCTGAGTAGCCCCACCCCTTCATGCctgcctggggggaggggctgcaAGGAAGCTGACAAAAATTAGAGGGACTTTAGCACCCACTGCTGTTTTCTCTCCAAGGAAGTCAGAGGAGAGGAAGTCAGGGaggtgcccccagccccaccgTGGAAGGGGGATGGGAACGGGGATGGGGGAGGCTGACTTTCTAGGCCCACTCTTGCCACAAACGAGCTTTGAGATCTGAGATCTTTGGGATCAATTACTCACCCTGCCCGGGCCTCAGAAGCCTGTCCCCAGCCAGCCAGACACAgaggagggtggggatgggggcttcttgggggtgggagagacTGGGGAGAGGATGAGAGGAACAGGACTCTGACCCCCACACGGCAAACATCTGACAAGTTGCTCTGCGGACACTCCCTCCCTGCTCATCTGGTCTGCATTTCCCTGCGGCTTCCATCCAGCCCCAGGCGACTCTCCCTCCTCTgtctcagccccacccccacccccctatCCTGCACCTCGCCTGGGCCTCATCCAGCGGGGCCTGGGACTCAGCAGAAACCAGCTATGGTTCCTGTCTGGAACAACACAGTGTCAGGAGCCAAGGGGGTTGCCCTACCTGCATCCCTCCTGGTCTCTGTGCTTTTCCAAAATACTAAGGTCAAAGtacagcccccacctgcccccagacAGGGTACCCCCTTCTGAACTGAGACTTGGGGGTGTTTGTCTGTGTGACCCCAGCACCTGTCAAACAGAAGGTGCTCAATGAGTCAGTGACTAGATGAACAAATGCTGTGTGAGCTTGGGGACACTTGGGGGTCACGGTCCCCAAGAAGGAGGATCCTCAAGAGACTGAGGGATgagttgaggcccagagagggggacCGGTTTGGCCAAGGTCAACTTTGAGCAGCCCAGCACCCCTGCCAAGGCCAAGGGAAGGGCCAGAGTCACTGCCTGGTCACAGCCCAGTGGGAACAGGTGTCTCAGAAAGTCAACTGGGGGCACTGGTCACTGCTCCTTTACTCACCGCCCCACACCTCCACCAAGAACAGGCTCTGGAGGCTGGGCCCAGGGTCCTGAGAGCAGACAAGGCCACCAGACCCTCCCTGCCCGGGGGCTGGGCGTCCTCTTTGCAGCTGGGGAAACAGGCAGCAGTGGGCATTTTCAGAGGTTCACTGCACACTCACGGCTGGTTGGAAGGACAGTCAGGTTCAGAGGCACAGGTGCCTGTGAGCAACACCACGCCCATGTGCACACACATCAGCGCACGGCCTCGTCCCTTGTAAGGCATGTGGACACACGCACTCCAGAAGCTCAGCCCCGCACCAGCCAGTGAAGGGTCAGCACTAGCCAGCCCCGAGGGACAGCTCCGGATTAAAGGGGCGGAAGCCATGGACCTGACCCTCTGCCTCCTctgcaccacccctccccccagtgcGGTGGCTGGGCTGAGGAAGGAGAAAGTCTGCTCTACCAGACTTAAACAGGCTGCTGAATCATCCCACTCCCATCTCCGGCCTCAGGGACACCAATGTCCCAAGAGCCCCTCCCCTGTGCTGAGGATCTGACCCCGAATCTGGGTCCAGCTGGCTTCCTCTCAGGCCCCTTAGGCTCCCCAGACCAGTCCCCCAGAGCTGGAGCATGTGCCCAGGGAGGGCCTGGATGGGCTCTCAGGATCCCTGGCTCTTTGGGAGCCTTTTTAGGTCTAAACCCAATTCTAGACTCTCCTGCAGCCCCTCATTAGCCCAGCTTATGGGGTCAGTAGTGAGCTCTGAAATTTGCACTATGGTTAACAGTgtgtccttccccttccccatcctcccccttcccccctccttctcccctcctcctcttcttcctctgcacAGAAGTGAGGAATTAGGGATGCTTTCAGATGCTGAAGCACTGTCAGAGTGGGGTAGTGGTCTCTCCCTGAGTGCTGAGAATGCAGGGATTCAGACAGTCGGGTCCAGGGATGGACTCACCTCCCCCATCACCACACAACTTCCCTAGACCTCTGACAGCAGCAACCCTTCAGAGTTCATGAGCCAGAACCCCCTGTTCTCAGTGGGAACCCTCCAAACCCATAAGTAATTTTGATGCAAAAAAGCAAAGATaacaaggtgggggaggggggcagggtggAATCTGGGTACAGAAAAACTGGTAAACCTGGAGGTAAAAAGTCTCAGTCCTGCCACCCCCCCACTCACCACTAATTCaccaggtgaccttgggcagggtCCTCTCTGGCCCTTAGGGGCTTGGCCCAAGCTTGGGGATGAGGCTGGTGCTGTGGGGAGTGGGGTGACTCACCCTCCATCTGTAAGCCCTCATTTCCCCGAAGGAAGGGATAGGGCGCTGAGGCAGGCTTGTGCCCGACTGAcagaggcagagggcagggcctCACACTCATCCTTCGGTGCTAACCTCggcagggaggggctggtgtTTGACCAGCCACCAGGACAGGTTACTTCAGCTGTGGCTGGGTGCTCCCCCACATTCCACCACACTCCCCAAGGCCATACTGGGTGGGAGTCAGGGCAGCTACAGAGCCCCATGACATGAGGCTGGGGTCCCAACTCCCATCCCTGGGCATTGACTCAAAGGCACCCTCCTCCTTTCTAAAGACCAGACTTTCTCCAGACGCCCAGGACTATGGAGAAGGATTCCTCTCTCCAGGATCAGGGGTCTTAGGGGTGGGGAATGGGTTGACAGATACTTTCTAGGAGGCTGCAGGGAACCCGGAGACCCTTTCTTAAGGTAACTGACCAGAGTTCAGACATGCTCCCCTCAGTGATGCAGGGGAGAGGGCCAACTGAGCATGAAGCATTTCTAAAGCACCTCAGACCCCACAGGCTCCAAACTACTTCTCAGCTGGAATCGCACTCTAGCTCCGAACCAGGGCTTTCCCTGGAGTTTTCAAAGTTTCTGGGAGTCCATGGCCAGTGACCGACCCTCTTTTCCATAAAACCTGCTGCAGGAGGGCCGCGTCCTCCCGGTCAAGCCTCAGCCCCCACGCAGGCTGGTCTCAGCCCCAGAAGATGCCTGGAGTCCTCGCCCCGCGGGGTCCCCAGTGAGACCCCTGGGGCACACCACGCGGTTTCCCAGAAGGCACCCGCCAGGAAGCCGATGGGGCGGAAGGGACGAGCGCTCACCGGTACCAGGCGAGGCCGCGCTCGTAGCACCTGTCGAAGAAGTGGGGCTCCGAGCCGAGCGCGCGGACGTCGGGGTGCAGCCGCAGAAACTCCAGCAGGGCGCGCGTGCCGCCCTTCTTCACGCCCACGATAAGCGCCTGCGGGAAGCGCCGGCGGCCCGAGCCACTGGCCACCGGCAGGCCGGACTTCCCGGGGCTGCGGGCTGCGAGGGGCGGCTCGGCGGGCGGGGGGGCCGGCGCGGGGATGCGGCCGGCCGGCGGGCAGCGGCCGGGGAGGGCGCAAAGGCAGTAGGCTCCGAGCACCAGAGCAGCGAACAGCAGAGGCGCACGGGGCGCCCGAAGCGCGGCCCCGGGCCCGTCCCCGGCGCCCTGGCTGCCTCCTGCCCCGCCGCCCAGACCGCCGCTACCTGCCATGGGGCCACACCGCTCCCAGGCCTGGGAGCGGGGGCTGCAGGAGGGCGCACATCCCCGCCCGCGCCGCGCTCAGTCCGCTTGCGCCCGGCTTCTGCTCTGCGCCCCACTGCCCAGTCTTCTGGGAGCCGGGAGGGACCAGTGCTAGGGCGGGATGCCCCGCCCAGCCCAGAGGCCCCGCCCCGCTTGAACCACTGCTCCACCCGGGACTCGCCGGCACCTACGGGCGCCGCGGCACGACTCCGAGCCTCAGTGACTAGCCAGACGCGCCCGCTCGGagaccccaggccccagcccgcTCGGGATGCGGCGGCGGCAGATTGGGACGCAGGACGGTGACAGGACTGAGCTGCTGGCCAAAGGACCCGCTCTCAGAGGGCCGATCGCTGCCCCTCCCGGACGAGGGCAACGCGGCAGGTGCGCGGGAGGACCAAGTGGGCCAAGAAGTCGCGTGCACCTGGCCCTAGTGCGCAGAGGGGTTCAGGGAAGGTGGAGGGAAGTCTGCGGCGGGAATGGGGCGCATCTTGCTGAGAGTTGGCTTGCCATTGCCATGCATCAGGGTCACTGGCAGGGCGGTTGGAGAGGACTAGCCAAGTTGATTACCATTTTAAAGTCTGGGAGACAGGCTCAGGGAGGACAGGCGTCTTTTCCAAGGGCCCAGTGAAATTCAGACCTCAGTCTTCTGACCCTTTTTACCATGTCACACGGTCTGTTTGTGCAGCCTCGTCCACCTGGTGTTGCCCTGGGATGTCAGTGACCCATCTCTGGCGCTGGCAAAGCGGCTCCTATTGGAGATGTGAAGGATTCGGGAGACCTGTGCTGGGGAAACTAGAAGGAGGAGCCTGGGTCCTGTCCTAGGAGCTTCCTCTGAGGGGCAGGGAGACTCAGGGGCCACTCCCAGTAATGAGACCTCCTGGGCGCTGGACACTCTGCGGGAGTTTTATGCACCCCCAGGCTCACTGAACCCCAGCCCAGCACAAAGAAGTCAGAGGAGAGCTGGCTGGGAGAAGGTGAGCACAGTCCCAGGTAGAGACAGAATGGAACCCATGTCCTGCCTTTGCCTCTACCCCAGGCTTCCTGGCCTCAGGGTTGGTGCAGGTGGGCATGGGCTCCCCGAAGAGGCCAGCCTTCCTCCAGCCAATGCCCAGAGACTACTGCCCTGGCTTCTGCTGGTTAATGGGCTGTTCCTGAGCCTAATGGTATCTGGATATAAGGGCAACCTGGAGCACTTCCCCGGGGCAGGGGCCTCCATGACCCACCCAGAGGTAGCCTTGGCCGGAAGAGGGCTCTGCAGAGCCAATGGGGTGAAGACCACTGACCAGGGCCTCAGCCCAGTTCCCAGATGCCATGCCTGCATCTGCTTGTTAGGGCATGACTCAGCCAGGAGCCCCGTCTGTGGGGTGTTGGCACAGTGCTGTCTGGGGTGCATGCCGGCACATGCAGGGTCACAGGAAGTTCTTCTTCTGGTCTAGCTTAAAACAGGATTTGTTCCAGACAGTCTGGTTCTCCTTAGAGCCACCCACTCCACCTGCAGCACCCACCCACAGCCTCAGCAGCCACCACTCAGGGCTCCAAATTCCAGCTTTAAAACCTGATGGCCCCTCCATCTCCC
This DNA window, taken from Balaenoptera ricei isolate mBalRic1 chromosome 15, mBalRic1.hap2, whole genome shotgun sequence, encodes the following:
- the HS3ST6 gene encoding heparan sulfate glucosamine 3-O-sulfotransferase 6 isoform X1 codes for the protein MAGSGGLGGGAGGSQGAGDGPGAALRAPRAPLLFAALVLGAYCLCALPGRCPPAGRIPAPAPPPAEPPLAARSPGKSGLPVASGSGRRRFPQALIVGVKKGGTRALLEFLRLHPDVRALGSEPHFFDRCYERGLAWYRSLMPRTLDGQITMEKTPSYFVTREAPRRIHGMSPATKLIVVVRNPVTRAISDYAQMLSKTPGLPSFGTLAFRRGLGPVDTAWSAVRIGLYAQHLDNWLRYFPLSRFLFVSGERLVSDPAGELGHVQDFLGLKRVVTDKHFYFNATKGFPCLKKAQGSGRPRCLGKSKGRPHPRVPEAMVQRLRAFYRPFNRKFYQMTGQDFGWD
- the HS3ST6 gene encoding heparan sulfate glucosamine 3-O-sulfotransferase 6 isoform X2 — encoded protein: MGGARFPPCWLFGLRQPNTGDYLGSLVGLMTDSGRAHAKEDFPELLLPVSLSSQRDTATPHLCRRPSNTSRSLMPRTLDGQITMEKTPSYFVTREAPRRIHGMSPATKLIVVVRNPVTRAISDYAQMLSKTPGLPSFGTLAFRRGLGPVDTAWSAVRIGLYAQHLDNWLRYFPLSRFLFVSGERLVSDPAGELGHVQDFLGLKRVVTDKHFYFNATKGFPCLKKAQGSGRPRCLGKSKGRPHPRVPEAMVQRLRAFYRPFNRKFYQMTGQDFGWD